The Elaeis guineensis isolate ETL-2024a chromosome 12, EG11, whole genome shotgun sequence sequence GAGCATGAAGGTTCCAACCTCCTATCTGGTCTTCTCAAGGATAGGCACATGAAGATTCTGACCTGCTGTCTAGTCTGTGGGTTGGAGGATGAGACTGCGGAGCATGCTGTCCTATGCTGTGCGAGGATGAGGCTCATCTAGACGTAGACGGGCAATTTTCCTTAAGAGATGAGCACCGATCCATGGTTGGATTCTTTTTTTGACTTCATTCGTCAGAATATGAATGACGAGTCGCTCGCTATTGTTAGGCGGATGGCTTATATTGCTTACCAGATCTGGTTGTCTAAGAACAATCTTGTCTTTGACAGCGATGTGATTTCTGCTCGTCGAGTCTTGGACATAGCTGCCTGTCTTACTTATGAGTATTGTCGGTTTGATACTGCCATTTCGATTCCTGGCACCTTCAGATCTTGAAGCTCTCTGGTTGCTCCGACAACGATCCACAGGGTTCTTTCTGTCTTCTGGGAGCACGTACCTTGGGGTTTGTCTAGATTAATTTCGATGGCAGCATCAAGGATGGGAGAGGCAGAGCTGGCTTTGTTATCCATAGTTCTGATAGTAGATTTTTAGCAACTGATGGCTCCCACCGCTTTGAGCCTTCTATCCCCAGTGTGGAGCTTCATGCTGCCTGGACTAGGTCACTTTTGCCGGGCAGCAACTTCATACAGAGTGGTCTTTCTTAAGGGTGACTCTACCACTGTCATTGCTTGGCTTCAAGGGGTGCTAGGTAGTTCGGAGGTCATCCTCTTCTCTGGAATAGCTGGACCTCTCTTCGCCATGCTGCTGCAGTCAGAGTTCAATATATTTATCGGGAGGCTAACACTACAGCAGACTGGGTGGCAGCTGACCACTCTGATGAATAGATTTGGAGACAGGATGGGGACTATCTACTGGTCTTACAAGATTTTTTGTATCTTGATCTATTGGGCTGTTCTCGCACTAGATTTGTATGACTGCCTGTTTGTGCAAAAAAAAATCTCTGCGATCACCCTGGTATTGTAAATGGTCAAAGAAGTTGATGGTTGTTTTCAAAAAACTAGCTTCTATAAGGCCGCATTGGCCGTCAATGGATGGCCAACAAACAACATGCACCAATTAAAATAGTTCactaagtataattttattatcgtAATGGATGGCAACATGATGCACCGATTTGCGCTCCATTTTCAATGGTCAATAAAACCCTAATGCCAGGTTGTTAGCTGCCGTGGGCTTCCACCTTGTTGAGTTTTCAGTGCTGGGAGCGAAGCTTCATGCCGTCTGGGCAGACATCACCTATGTAAGGCAGCAGCTTCGAGCGGAGAGGATTTTCATCGAGGGCGATTTTGTCGCTGTTATCAGCTGAACTGCGATGGTACGAAGCAGCTAGAGGCTCACCCACTCGTTCGTGACATCCGAACCTCTCTTCGTCATTGTGCTACATCGCTGACCTGACATGTCTATCGAGAGGCGAACACTACGGCAGATTAGATTGCTGCATTCGTGATGGAGCACTCAAAAGACTGGATTTGGAGGCAAGATGATATTGGCCCACCAGCCTTGCAAGATCTTTTGTATCTGGATCTTGTGGGCTGCTCTCGCACTAGAATGGTGTGACTGCCCActtataccaaaaaaataaaaaaaaaaaaaaaatcctaatggtcaaataaagaaaaaaaagtagtTCATTAGATAAAATTAGCTGCATATCTAAATGGTAGGAAGTACAATTCTATTACCTTGATAGATACTATTGTTAATGTAGATTAGTTAGCCGGGTGATGGTGAATTTATCAATTCCTGTTGGCTATATTATTCTAATTTTATGGATTGTTTTATTGTGGATCTTTAAATATCCGCACCACTGAATTTAGAAGAATTCAAAAGAATATCTAGTGATAATATACTGTTTATGAAATGAAAGATTGCAATCTCTACAGGCAACGCATGCGAAGCCATGAACGCGTCTAATGCAACTTAGGACCAACATGCCAACCAATAACTCCAACGAGTGCTCTCAGAAGTCGACCAAATATAATTAAGCAGGTTACGTCATTATGACAATCCAAAACGTTCGTGCTATTTAGAAGTATTAAGCTTGAAAAATCTGAACACCGGAGGGAAGAAAACAAGAACCTCTAGAGAGTCTCATTGGATCTAACTAAAAACGGACAGATAAAATACGTCGGAACGCGACCTCTCACAGATGGCTATTCAGGTTTTAACCCTTGATATATACAATTAAAAGattatatgcatgcatatatgtatgtatgcgatATCACTTGCAGATGGCTATTCAGGTTGGAACCCTTGATAGATATGATTAAAAGATCATATGTATGATCACATATGATTAAAAGATGACTCCAACCCAAATAGAACCCGGCTCTCTTTTCCCAAGTGGGAAGGGTGATACCTTACAAACATACCAGAGGGTGTTCTACAGCTAAATTTGATGTTTCATTGGAGTTTGATAGGAGTAACGCAGCAAATAGGTtataaatttcttttcttttcttttttaaaaaaatattttataaataaagtgATTGAGCTTCCCCTCCTGGAATCACGTATGGATGGAAGAATGTGTCTCAAAACCGGGCTGATCAAACAGACTGCTAAACTAACAAACAAATCTCACAGAAAGGGTTATACAGTAACACAACCATAACACATGAATCCATGACTCAATTTTATATACTAATCTGTCTGTTTAGCATGATAAGGTTGGGTGATAAACAGAGAAACTTACAAACTGTACAAATATTTACATCAGCCTGAACACAATTTACAGATCCTTCTTTCCTTAAAAGCTGCCTAAAAAGAAGCAGCAGCTTTCAAGCAGGAATTAAATTTTATCCTGTGGATAAATCAATCAGCTAACAAGCACTAGCCGAAAGAATTGCAGAGCTGATAAGGGAGTCGTAAGATTGCCAGACATGTCACTTCACATGGGAATCATGGGCATCGAAAACAGAATCTGGGATAACCAGAGGCAACTTATCTACGTACATAAATAGGCGCCTCGGATTCTCTCTTGACAATGTTGCCATGTCAACAACATCTTTGCTATCAGTAAATACCCATAAATCACCTGAGTTTACTCTCTTGAGACTATCACGGCAGAAGGGGCATGACTGCGATCTTGAACGCCTGCAGTCACCATTCGTTAGATTCTAATCCAATACAGCATTATAGGTGGGGAGAACTCTAGCGAAGAGGTGCAAGTAATTTCATGAAGCCATATGGTCTATTTTTACCATTCATCTTTCTTCCAGTCGAAGGGCCAAAAATAagtgaataaaatttttgaagaaaataatatTGCATGAAAGCAAAAAGCAAACTCGTAGTGTTAACAAAGTCAATAGAATCACTTGATCCTTGGTTTAAAAAAGTTGGGGATCAGACAGCAGTTGCATGACCAATAAACTCATGTATGAATTGGGCCCTGATTGGCAACAATGTTTACCAAGGTCATATCTACCGGTATCAAACACAATAGTTCAAATGCTTCTATCTGATAATGCTGTACCTCAAGGATGTGAAAGCTTTGCTTTTTCTTTCCTCCATTTTCATTGATAGAAACAACTAGCATGCCGTACAGGTTTATATGTTAACCATTGATTTCATCAGCTATTTGTGCCATGCCCACATCGTATAAAATTTCGCCACTTCAAAtgttttataatataaataacaATCTGATCTTGATTATATAAGTAGTCACATCAACATTGGAGACCTGGTACTGCAGGAGGTAAGAGGTAGATGCATTTTAGAAGCAGTCATGACTTTTATGGTTCTATGGTTTTCTTCTgcagaagaagaaaggagaaattcCATATAAGGGGACCAAATTACTCAGTGGAAAGCCCTAAAGAAGATGTTGATGCTTATCAGCAGCGTATGCATGTGTAACACGAGGTATCTACTACATTTTCTGCATTCTTTACTTCACCCACTCAAAGAACAGAAGAACAGAGGACCACAATTTTGCTAAATAGAAGGATGAGAGATGAGCATTCAAGTAACATTTAGTCTTTCATTTCTTATCATGTGACCTACGGGCAAACCCTGTAAACAGGACAAGCTAAACCAGAACTCTCTTACAGGTGCTGCAGTATCAGAATGAATCACAAGGATGCAGCCCTGACTCTTATCTAATACAATGTAAGTTACAACTATGAGGCAATAATGCAATGAATCAATCATAGAGAGATTGGCTACATACTGCATGCGTATATGCATGTTTGTGTTTGTTTGTTTCCATTCCCAGACAGTCAAATATTCCTACATATAGTTCATATTTCTAATATTATCTGGAGAAGTGCTGGTTTTGCAGGGCATGATCTCCCTATAAGCACAATGTATGTTCAAAGTACTGTTTGCAAATATCTGATTGTAAGTTGATTGGAATGCCTTACCCTTCAATGAGGGAACTGCATTTTGATATATATGATACCCCAGAAAACTGAAATGATGCAATGTATTGAAATTTAAGGGAGGGAGGAGCAAGACAGGAAGGACTATACCATTGGCGGTAGCATTTCATGCACATAGCATGGCTGCAGTTGGGCAACACAAACTTGCTGTTTGTCTCCATGCAGATCCCACATTCTTCCTCTCTTTCAATGTCTATCTCTGAGAATTGCCTCCTTTCATCTTCATCTCTTCTCCTGTACCTCTCCATACAGATAGCCTTTTGTTTTTTATCTTCCATGTCCGTGATCCCTTTGTGCAATTGCATCAGAGAGGGAAAAATCACAGCTGCCCATGAACAACCACATAAGAACCAAGAGCAAGAGAAATTGTGGTTTGAAGAGAGACATTTATTTACTGCAAGCCAATCAATTTACCATAAAATTCCCTGATACTTGCTTTCCTTTCATGGGTTGACATGGTTGTTGTTCCATCTACATAAACCTACAAAGCAAGAAGTTCCTTAAGAAGGAACAGAATCATTATCACGAAAGAAGCATGCAAGATGCCTACAACTACAGGATACAGGATTCAAAATTGAAAATCGCAAAATCTCAACCTTATATATTAGAATTCTCAGCAA is a genomic window containing:
- the LOC105055506 gene encoding E3 ubiquitin-protein ligase AIRP2, which produces MFLVSMRKSFKDSLKVLEADIQHANTLASEFQREYDGACIQMRISYSPAAHLFLFLVQWTDCSLAGALGLLRILIYKVYVDGTTTMSTHERKASIREFYAVIFPSLMQLHKGITDMEDKKQKAICMERYRRRDEDERRQFSEIDIEREEECGICMETNSKFVLPNCSHAMCMKCYRQWRSRSQSCPFCRDSLKRVNSGDLWVFTDSKDVVDMATLSRENPRRLFMYVDKLPLVIPDSVFDAHDSHVK